The following coding sequences lie in one Apium graveolens cultivar Ventura chromosome 1, ASM990537v1, whole genome shotgun sequence genomic window:
- the LOC141718165 gene encoding uncharacterized protein LOC141718165 produces the protein MGEADEDDDDFSSDSSDFINHVEAEHEPLYPGCENYSKMKDLVKLFNLKVKHGMSDSCFSDVLLLIGTLLPDGNNIPSSFNEAKKTLCALGMGYEKIHACPNNCLLYRGQIDEDETTCCIYKASRWKLNKKGEEQEGVPAKATRLVHYRKTVIMRHRRWLPHLHPYRKQKLAFDNTVEKGVAPIPLTGEQVLGRVYHLRDHIFGKTQRQPRWKKGEARPVWKKVFIFFQLEYWKFLPVRHVLDVHHIEKNICESLLGTLLKISGKTKDRETVRLDMADMGIRTELRPKTPGKKEKVPLASWNLSNAEKEAICSKVIDVDKLENMQSQLVETLCQLEKHFPPSFFDVMIHLSIHLVREVKLCGPIFLRWMYPFERYMKAFKGYVRNPAHPEGCIAEAYVAEEAVECLVYFEEATIGLPKKGRDEQNGITRPLSGATIIKPSNEDLQLAHICFLQNSNDIRPYFDEHMASLMERYPQHENDQIETEWLHDHNGITDEIRWIAEGPNKNVPTFSGYRINGTYYGVITSIWELDYNKFRVPIFRCNWVDINKGVKVDDLGFILVNLNKLVFVNDPFVLGKHVKQVCYIIDPLEKFWSVVLKLPEKNFHDHSDEENDGSVEIELENELQTPQFPNIDEHDDENASYMREEEKWIQLP, from the exons ATGGGTGAAGCTGACgaagatgatgatgatttctcttCAGATTCTTCAGATTTCATCAATCACGTGGAAGCTGAGCATGAACCTCTTTATCCGGGTTGTGAGAATTACAGTAAGATGAAAGATTTGGTTAAGTTATTCAACTTGAAGGTGAAGCATGGTATGTCTGATTCATGTTTTTCTGATGTTCTTTTATTGATTGGGACTTTGCTTCCGGATGGCAACAATATCCCTTCTTCTTTCAATGAAGCAAAGAAAACCTTATGTGCATTAGGAATGGGGTATGAGAAGATACATGCATGCCCGAATAATTGTCTCTTATATCGTGGGCAGATAGATGAAGATGAGACAACTTGTTGTATATATAAGGCCTCTAGATGGAAATTGAATAAGAAAGGAGAAGAACAGGAAGGAGTCCCTGCAAAG GCTACTAGGCTTGTTCATTATCGGAAGACGGTGATTATGAGGCATAGGAGGTGGTTGCCCCATCTTCATCCGTATAGAAAACAAAAATTAGCTTTTGATAACACTGTTGAGAAGGGTGTTGCTCCAATTCCGTTAACTGGTGAGCAAGTTCTTGGAAGAGTATATCATCTAAGGGACCATATCTTTGGTAAGACACAACGCCAACCTCGATGGAAGAAAGGTGAAGCTCGACCAGTTTGGAAGAAGGTATTTATATTCTTCCAACTTGAGTATTGGAAGTTTTTGCCGGTGAGGCATGTTCTCGATGTGCATCACatcgagaaaaatatatgtgaatCTTTGCTCGGAACTTTGCTAAAGATTTCTGGAAAGACAAAAGATAGGGAGACTGTCCGTCTTGATATGGCTGACATGGGAATAAGAACGGAGCTGAGGCCAAAAACTCCCGGAAAGAAAGAGAAGGTACCTTTGGCTTCATGGAACTTATCAAATGCAGAAAAGGAG GCAATTTGCAGTAAAGTCATCGATGTAGATAAATTGGAAAATATGCAATCTCAGTTGGTGGAAACATTATGCCAGCTAGAAAAACACTTTCCCCCTTCGTTTTTTGATGTGATGATCCATCTCTCAATTCATCTTGTGAGAGAGGTTAAGCTATGCGGGCCAATCTTTCTTCGTTGGATGTATCCTTTCGAGAGATATATGAAGGCGTTTAAGGGATATGTACGCAACCCTGCTCATCCCGAAGGCTGTATTGCAGAGGCATATGTTGCCGAGGAGGCCGTTGAATGTTTGGTCTATTTTGAAGAAGCTACCATAGGTTTGCCAAAAAAGGGTAGGGATGAGCAAAATGGAATAACCAGACCTCTATCCGGTGCGACAATCATAAAGCCGAGCAACGAGGACTTGCAACTTGCACACATATGTTTTCTACAAAATAGCAATGACATCAGGCCATATTTTGA TGAACATATGGCATCTTTGATGGAAAGATACCCGCAGCATGAAAATGACCAA ATTGAAACAGAATGGCTCCATGATCATAATGGCATAACTGATGAGATAAGGTGGATTGCAGAAGGGCCTAACAAGAATGTTCCTACATTCAGCGGTTATAGAATTAACGGT ACCTATTACGGAGTTATAACAAGTATATGGGAGTTAGACTATAATAAATTCAGGGTCCCTATATTTCGTTGTAATTGGGTAGATATTAACAAAGGGGTAAAGGTCGATGACTTGGGATTTATATTGGTTAATTTGAACAAATTAGTATTTGTAAATGATCCTTTCGTGCTAGGAAAACATGTTAAGCAAGTTTGCTACATTATTGATCCTCTTGAGAAATTCTGGTCTGTGGTGTTAAAGCTACCAGAAAAGAACTTTCATGACCACTCTGATGAGGAAAATGATGGCTCTGTAGAAATAGAACTTGAGAATGAGCTACAAACGCCCCAGTTCCCAAATATTGATGAACATGATGATGAAAACGCTAGTTATATGCGAGAGGAAGAAAAATGGATTCAGCTTCCATGA